The Gemmatimonadaceae bacterium DNA window CGGAGCGAAGAGATCGGTGTGCACCGCGCGTCCCGTGAGCGCCTCGAAGGTCAGCGGCGCAATGAACTGCGTGGCGGCGCGCGTCATCACCACGTCGACCTCGGCGCCCGCGGCCGCGAGCAGCCGCGCGACCCATGCCGACTTGTAGGCCGCGATGCCGCCGCTCACACCGAGGACGATGCGCGCACCACCGAACGGGCGCACCGGAGCGATGCCTAACGGGTGCGGCGCGGGATCACGCGGTACTCGATGCCGTCCTCGTTCGTGAGGTCCTCGAGGGCGCGTGTGGTGAGCTTCTTCTCGCGCGCTTCGTTCATCGT harbors:
- a CDS encoding DNA-directed RNA polymerase subunit omega translates to MQVYTPSDVTKRAANKYLGVLVAAKYARLLNEFPRTMNEAREKKLTTRALEDLTNEDGIEYRVIPRRTR